A stretch of the Acidimicrobiales bacterium genome encodes the following:
- a CDS encoding glycosyltransferase family 4 protein, giving the protein MAGTSERPLRVAFVTPRYGEGVVGGSEAVVAEAARGLAARGHVVELLTTCARSHFSWANEFEAGTFVEAGVTIRRFRTVRSRRRLLAAELERRVQRGERLDAAEEVAWVNARFRVPDLYLHLLGAARDLDAVVLSPYLFWSTIYGAQVVPDRSIVMPCLHDEPYARLAVVRQTLSSVGGVWFLSEPEHQLAHRLAPGLPPHHRVVGGAVEVPSGYDPAGFRRRHGIDRPFLLYAGRREAGKGWRDLLAGFAAALATGDLPFDLVTVGVGAAEVPDGLADRVVDLGYLDRAQLPHAFAAADALVQPSANESFSRTVMEAWLAGTPVIASAAGEVVTWHVERSGGGLTYRDDLELAECLRFVAQAPKAAAALAARGRAYVLANYTWDVVLDAMERSLRAFARRVRR; this is encoded by the coding sequence GTGGCAGGCACGAGCGAGCGACCGCTGCGCGTCGCCTTCGTCACGCCCCGCTACGGCGAGGGTGTCGTCGGCGGCTCGGAGGCGGTGGTGGCCGAAGCGGCGCGCGGGCTCGCGGCGCGCGGCCACGTGGTCGAGCTCCTCACGACGTGCGCCCGCAGCCACTTCAGCTGGGCGAACGAGTTCGAGGCCGGCACGTTCGTCGAGGCGGGGGTGACGATCCGCCGGTTCAGGACGGTCCGGTCGCGTCGGCGCCTCCTCGCCGCCGAGCTCGAGCGACGCGTGCAGCGAGGCGAGCGCCTCGACGCGGCCGAGGAGGTGGCCTGGGTGAACGCGCGCTTTCGCGTGCCGGACCTCTACCTCCACCTGCTCGGCGCGGCGCGCGATCTCGACGCCGTGGTCCTGTCCCCCTACCTCTTCTGGTCGACGATCTACGGCGCGCAGGTCGTGCCCGATCGCAGCATCGTGATGCCCTGCCTCCACGACGAGCCGTACGCTCGGCTCGCCGTCGTGCGCCAGACGCTGTCGTCGGTGGGCGGCGTGTGGTTCCTCTCCGAGCCCGAGCACCAGCTCGCGCACCGGCTCGCGCCCGGACTGCCGCCCCACCACCGGGTCGTCGGCGGCGCCGTCGAGGTGCCGTCCGGCTACGACCCGGCGGGCTTCCGGCGCCGGCACGGCATCGACCGGCCCTTCCTCCTCTACGCAGGTCGGCGCGAGGCGGGCAAGGGCTGGCGCGATCTGCTCGCCGGCTTCGCGGCAGCGCTCGCCACCGGCGACCTCCCCTTCGACCTCGTGACGGTCGGTGTCGGTGCGGCCGAGGTGCCCGACGGCCTGGCCGACCGGGTCGTCGACCTCGGCTACCTCGACCGGGCGCAGCTCCCGCATGCCTTCGCGGCCGCCGACGCCCTCGTGCAGCCGAGCGCGAACGAGAGCTTCTCGCGCACGGTCATGGAGGCCTGGCTCGCCGGCACGCCGGTCATCGCGAGCGCGGCCGGCGAGGTGGTGACCTGGCACGTCGAGCGCTCGGGCGGGGGCCTCACGTACCGCGACGACCTCGAGCTCGCCGAGTGCCTCCGCTTCGTGGCGCAGGCGCCGAAGGCCGCCGCCGCTCTGGCGGCGCGTGGGCGGGCGTACGTGCTCGCCAACTACACCTGGGACGTCGTCCTCGATGCGATGGAACGCTCGCTGCGGGCATTCGCCAGGCGGGTCCGACGGTGA
- a CDS encoding ATP-dependent Clp protease proteolytic subunit → MAASPSDSSNDVYQRLLKERIIFLGTEVDQRSANLICAQLLLLDAEDPERDISLYINSPGGSVTDGLAIYDTMQYVRCDVSTVCLGLAASMGQFLLCAGAPGKRFALPHSRILMHQPSGQMHGQAADIAIQAEQIIYLKRMMAERIAFHTGQTVERIEADSDRDRWFTAEEAREYGFIDRVIERSTFKAPASS, encoded by the coding sequence ATGGCCGCGAGCCCCAGCGACAGCTCGAACGACGTCTACCAGCGCCTGCTCAAGGAGCGGATCATCTTCCTCGGCACCGAGGTCGACCAGCGGTCCGCGAACCTGATCTGCGCCCAGCTCCTCCTGCTCGACGCCGAGGACCCCGAGCGCGACATCAGCTTGTACATCAACTCTCCGGGCGGGTCGGTCACCGATGGCCTCGCGATCTACGACACGATGCAGTACGTGCGCTGCGACGTCTCGACCGTCTGCCTCGGCCTGGCCGCCTCGATGGGGCAGTTCCTGCTCTGCGCGGGCGCGCCGGGCAAGCGCTTCGCGCTGCCGCACTCGCGGATCCTGATGCACCAGCCGTCCGGGCAGATGCACGGCCAGGCAGCCGACATCGCCATCCAGGCCGAGCAGATCATCTACCTGAAGCGGATGATGGCCGAGCGGATCGCCTTCCACACCGGGCAGACCGTCGAGCGCATCGAGGCGGACTCCGATCGCGACCGGTGGTTCACCGCCGAGGAGGCGCGGGAGTACGGCTTCATCGACCGGGTCATCGAGCGGTCCACGTTCAAGGCGCCCGCGTCCTCCTGA
- a CDS encoding methyltransferase domain-containing protein: MLDATHAPWDGARYDRLADPQARWGRTVLDRLELEGREVVLDAGCGSGRVTEELVRRLPAGRVVALDASASMLAAARRRLAPAGNRVRFVHADLLALEPALLGSDAPLDAVFSNATFHWITDHDRLFANLASVLRPGGWLVAQCGGEGNIESVVRAVRSLGVERAGTWLYASPAETAERLARAGFVDVSVWSHPEPTAFEAGEPLLDFLEAVCLREHVATLAPADRRAFVEQVASALGEPVIDYVRLNIVARRA; the protein is encoded by the coding sequence GTGCTCGACGCCACGCACGCGCCGTGGGACGGCGCCCGCTACGACCGCCTCGCCGATCCCCAGGCGCGCTGGGGTCGCACCGTCCTCGATCGGCTCGAGCTCGAAGGGCGCGAGGTGGTGCTCGACGCCGGGTGTGGCAGCGGGCGCGTCACCGAGGAGCTCGTGCGTCGCCTGCCCGCCGGGCGCGTCGTGGCGCTCGACGCCTCGGCGTCCATGCTCGCTGCGGCGCGCCGTCGGCTCGCGCCGGCGGGCAACCGGGTGCGGTTCGTCCACGCCGACCTCCTCGCCCTCGAGCCCGCCCTGCTCGGCAGCGACGCCCCGCTCGACGCTGTCTTCTCGAACGCAACGTTCCACTGGATCACCGACCACGATCGGCTCTTCGCCAACCTCGCGAGCGTGCTGCGCCCCGGTGGCTGGCTCGTCGCCCAGTGCGGCGGCGAGGGCAACATCGAGTCGGTCGTGCGCGCCGTGCGCTCGCTCGGCGTGGAGCGGGCGGGGACCTGGCTGTACGCGTCGCCCGCGGAGACGGCGGAGCGGCTGGCTCGCGCTGGCTTCGTCGACGTGTCGGTGTGGTCCCACCCCGAGCCGACGGCCTTCGAGGCAGGGGAGCCGCTCCTCGACTTCCTCGAGGCGGTGTGCCTGCGCGAGCACGTCGCGACCCTGGCTCCCGCGGATCGGCGTGCCTTCGTCGAGCAGGTCGCCAGCGCGCTCGGCGAGCCGGTCATCGACTACGTGCGTCTCAACATCGTCGCACGGCGCGCCTGA
- a CDS encoding sigma factor-like helix-turn-helix DNA-binding protein — translation MGVEDDFAALYLAHYRRLVRALELAGLSSATAEDVAQEAFARTLARWARVRRGTNPPGYVFRVAFRLSRRRRDAWWTGTDSSAPDVAGEATLRVALRETLAAMPAGRRGCAVLCLVLGMTPEEAGRALGIAASTVRKQVQRARLDLRSSLGADSGEGVGRASGP, via the coding sequence GTGGGCGTCGAGGACGACTTCGCCGCCCTCTACCTCGCGCACTACCGGCGGCTCGTGCGGGCCCTCGAGCTCGCCGGCCTGTCCTCGGCGACTGCCGAGGACGTCGCACAGGAGGCGTTCGCGCGCACGCTCGCCCGCTGGGCGCGCGTACGTCGGGGGACCAACCCTCCCGGCTACGTCTTCCGGGTCGCCTTCCGCCTGTCGCGGCGCCGCCGCGACGCGTGGTGGACCGGGACTGACTCGTCCGCCCCCGACGTGGCGGGCGAGGCCACGCTGCGCGTGGCGCTGCGCGAGACCCTCGCGGCGATGCCCGCGGGCCGCCGAGGCTGCGCGGTCTTGTGCCTGGTCCTCGGGATGACGCCGGAGGAGGCGGGCCGAGCCCTCGGCATCGCGGCGTCCACCGTGCGCAAGCAGGTCCAGCGAGCCCGTCTCGACCTGCGCTCGTCGCTCGGGGCGGACTCGGGCGAGGGGGTGGGCCGGGCGTCGGGGCCGTGA
- a CDS encoding SIMPL domain-containing protein (The SIMPL domain is named for its presence in mouse protein SIMPL (signalling molecule that associates with mouse pelle-like kinase). Bacterial member BP26, from Brucella, was shown to assemble into a channel-like structure, while YggE from E. coli has been associated with resistance to oxidative stress.), protein MRTMSNPVRWTAAALSAVLLAVGGATAGLLAAGGTARASATAPGAPATVEVTGQGEATGTPDTATLDLAVVTNAPSASAALDENDAAMSALQAVFAGAGVPAADLQSTGLSLAPSVGPNGVPDGFAAEHDLAVVLHDVARAGQVIDAAVHAAGNDVQLRDISFSVSDALALRRRARVQAMEDAEAKAAQLAAGAGRSLGPIRRIVDEPVAPSPPVYAFGPNAAAQGLPLQPGTDVVTVRVDVVYALGS, encoded by the coding sequence ATGCGCACGATGTCGAACCCCGTCCGCTGGACCGCCGCTGCGCTCTCGGCGGTGCTCCTCGCCGTCGGCGGGGCCACTGCAGGCCTGCTCGCAGCCGGTGGCACGGCCCGCGCGAGCGCTACGGCGCCGGGCGCGCCGGCGACCGTCGAGGTGACCGGCCAGGGCGAGGCGACCGGGACGCCCGACACTGCCACGCTCGACCTCGCCGTCGTCACCAATGCGCCGAGTGCCTCGGCCGCCCTCGACGAGAACGACGCCGCGATGTCGGCGCTGCAGGCGGTCTTCGCCGGCGCAGGGGTCCCCGCCGCCGACCTGCAGTCGACGGGCCTCAGCCTCGCCCCGAGCGTCGGACCGAACGGGGTGCCGGACGGCTTCGCGGCCGAGCACGACCTCGCAGTCGTCCTGCACGACGTCGCCCGTGCGGGCCAGGTGATCGACGCGGCCGTGCACGCCGCTGGCAACGACGTCCAGCTGCGTGACATCTCGTTCTCCGTGTCCGACGCGCTGGCGCTGCGCAGGAGGGCGAGGGTGCAGGCAATGGAGGACGCCGAGGCCAAGGCGGCGCAGCTCGCCGCCGGCGCGGGCAGGTCGCTCGGGCCGATCCGACGCATCGTCGACGAGCCGGTGGCGCCGAGCCCGCCGGTGTACGCCTTTGGACCGAACGCGGCGGCGCAGGGGCTCCCGCTCCAGCCCGGCACTGACGTGGTGACCGTCCGGGTCGACGTCGTCTACGCGCTCGGCAGCTGA
- a CDS encoding GYD domain-containing protein: MPKFLFSCSYTEAGLRGLMKEGGSARREATRALAVSLRGSLDAYYFAFGTSDVYLIADLPSQEAAAALAMMVGASGAATVSTTVLLEPEQIDAARDLSPEYRPPGS; this comes from the coding sequence ATGCCGAAGTTCCTCTTCTCGTGCAGCTACACCGAGGCGGGTCTGCGGGGCCTCATGAAGGAGGGCGGGTCGGCCCGCCGCGAGGCGACCCGCGCCCTCGCGGTGAGCCTCCGGGGCTCGCTGGACGCCTACTACTTCGCGTTCGGCACCAGCGACGTCTACCTCATCGCCGACCTGCCGAGCCAGGAGGCCGCGGCCGCGCTCGCGATGATGGTCGGGGCGAGCGGCGCGGCGACGGTCTCGACGACGGTGCTCCTCGAGCCCGAGCAGATCGACGCGGCGCGCGATCTGTCTCCGGAGTACCGCCCGCCGGGGAGCTGA
- a CDS encoding NUDIX domain-containing protein: MGRRSAGILVYRRTGRSLELLLVHPGGPLWSRRDDGAWSIPKGEHEGNEAPLAAARREFREELGQDAPGGPVIDLGEVRQRGGKVVRAFGIEGDLDVASITSSAFHLEWPPGSGVVRDFPEVDRAAWFPPEEARRKLVAAQVPLVDRLLEATDA; this comes from the coding sequence ATGGGCAGGCGCAGCGCAGGCATCCTCGTCTACCGACGCACGGGTCGGTCGCTCGAGCTCCTCCTCGTCCACCCCGGCGGTCCGCTCTGGTCGCGCCGAGACGACGGCGCCTGGTCGATCCCCAAGGGTGAGCACGAGGGAAACGAGGCGCCGCTCGCGGCGGCGCGACGCGAGTTTCGCGAGGAGCTCGGGCAGGACGCCCCGGGGGGGCCGGTGATCGACCTCGGCGAGGTGCGCCAGCGTGGCGGAAAGGTCGTGCGTGCCTTCGGGATCGAGGGAGACCTCGACGTGGCCTCGATCACGAGCTCGGCCTTCCACCTCGAGTGGCCCCCCGGCTCCGGCGTCGTGCGTGACTTCCCGGAGGTGGACCGGGCCGCGTGGTTCCCGCCGGAGGAGGCGCGGCGCAAGCTCGTCGCGGCGCAGGTCCCCCTCGTCGACCGCCTCCTCGAGGCGACCGACGCCTGA
- a CDS encoding alpha/beta hydrolase, with the protein MDRRSARALVALGLCTALGGCAASGALPSTTTTTTLPKPVQVAGPPSLAAAAALGPIERVRVRPVPGGRALPPELPPGALATDVVKIGFRQVGSGPDLVLVMGEHGSMTWWDPKLVADLASHFTVTLFDLPGVGYSSAGGRPLDVAREADVTAGLIDALGLTRPVVLGWGLGGTIALALALRHRALVSRLVLADAFAGGPGDVPPSPRVTAWLASPTATTTALSRLFFPPGADGARLAWLGRLGELPPDDVVAQAVTAEAALARTAFGSDAIARRLGTLTLPVLVVCGALDEVVPSADCRGLAGAIPGAHLVVYRDAGYAALAQDEPAFVRELVAFAEP; encoded by the coding sequence GTGGACCGACGGTCGGCGCGCGCGCTCGTCGCTCTCGGCCTGTGCACGGCCCTCGGCGGGTGCGCGGCCTCGGGCGCGCTGCCCTCGACGACCACGACGACGACCCTTCCCAAGCCGGTCCAGGTGGCCGGCCCGCCGTCGCTCGCGGCGGCGGCCGCGCTCGGCCCGATCGAGCGCGTGCGGGTCCGGCCGGTCCCCGGTGGGCGAGCGCTGCCGCCCGAGCTCCCTCCCGGCGCGCTCGCAACCGACGTGGTGAAGATCGGCTTCCGTCAGGTCGGCTCGGGCCCCGACCTCGTCCTCGTGATGGGCGAGCACGGGTCGATGACCTGGTGGGACCCCAAGCTCGTCGCCGACCTGGCGTCCCACTTCACGGTCACGCTCTTCGACCTGCCCGGCGTCGGCTACTCGTCGGCGGGCGGGCGTCCCCTCGACGTCGCCCGCGAGGCCGACGTGACCGCGGGCCTGATCGACGCCCTCGGCCTCACGCGACCGGTCGTGCTCGGCTGGGGCCTCGGCGGCACGATCGCGCTCGCCCTCGCGCTGCGCCATCGGGCCCTCGTGTCGCGCCTCGTGCTCGCCGACGCGTTCGCCGGAGGGCCCGGTGACGTCCCGCCCTCGCCACGGGTCACGGCCTGGCTCGCCTCGCCGACCGCGACGACGACGGCCCTCTCCCGGCTCTTCTTCCCGCCGGGCGCGGACGGAGCCCGCCTCGCCTGGCTCGGCCGGCTCGGCGAGCTCCCGCCCGACGACGTCGTCGCGCAGGCCGTCACGGCCGAGGCCGCGCTCGCGCGCACCGCGTTCGGGAGCGACGCGATCGCTCGACGCCTCGGGACGCTCACTCTCCCGGTCCTCGTCGTCTGCGGCGCCCTCGACGAGGTGGTTCCCTCGGCGGACTGCCGGGGGCTCGCGGGCGCCATTCCCGGCGCCCACCTCGTCGTCTACCGTGACGCCGGCTACGCTGCGCTGGCACAGGACGAGCCGGCGTTCGTGCGCGAGCTCGTCGCCTTCGCCGAGCCCTGA
- a CDS encoding aspartate aminotransferase family protein, with protein MGFDLAALLASRQGENFQLYSRHINPQLVRVLRSIGFDRFYERAEGAYLYDSAGRRYLDFLSGFGVFALGRAHPVLKAALHAAIDRDLPNLVQLDAALLPGLLAEELLKRCPPGMGRVCFANSGAEAVEAALKFARLATGRPRVAFCDHAFHGLTYGALSVNGGDEFRHGFGPLLPGFVKVPFGDADALERELARRDVAAFIVEPIQGKGVHVANAAYWDAVQASCRRHGTLLIVDEVQTGLGRTGKLWAHEHWGVVPDMMTVSKALSGGFVPVGAMICSPEVSNRVFSSMERAFVHSSTFKNNQLAMVAGLATLQVIDDEELVDRARVTGEAFVKALEPLVERYELFHGVRGRGLMIGLEFGEPRTRALRARFKVLEAARKGLFSQLIVGPLFQRHGILTQVAGDAMNVVKLLPPLTIGQEEVDAFTEALDDVLRDAHRNSSLVFEFARTLARGSLRRDR; from the coding sequence ATGGGATTCGATCTCGCTGCGCTGCTGGCGAGCAGGCAAGGAGAGAACTTCCAGCTCTACAGCCGCCACATCAATCCCCAGCTCGTCCGGGTGCTGCGCTCGATCGGCTTCGACCGCTTCTACGAGCGGGCCGAGGGCGCCTACCTCTACGACTCGGCCGGTCGTCGCTACCTCGACTTCCTGTCCGGCTTCGGCGTCTTCGCGCTCGGGCGGGCCCACCCCGTCCTCAAGGCGGCCCTGCACGCCGCGATCGACCGGGACCTGCCGAACCTCGTCCAGCTCGACGCGGCGCTCCTGCCCGGCCTGCTCGCCGAGGAGCTGTTGAAGCGGTGTCCGCCGGGCATGGGCCGCGTCTGCTTCGCGAACTCGGGGGCCGAGGCGGTCGAGGCCGCGCTCAAGTTCGCGCGCCTCGCGACGGGGAGGCCGCGGGTCGCCTTCTGCGACCACGCCTTCCACGGCCTCACCTACGGGGCGCTGTCGGTCAACGGCGGCGACGAGTTCCGCCACGGCTTCGGCCCGCTCCTCCCGGGGTTCGTGAAGGTGCCCTTCGGGGACGCCGACGCGCTCGAGCGCGAGCTGGCGCGCCGCGACGTCGCGGCCTTCATCGTGGAGCCGATCCAGGGCAAGGGCGTCCACGTGGCGAACGCCGCCTACTGGGACGCGGTGCAGGCGAGCTGTCGGCGCCACGGGACGCTGCTCATCGTCGACGAGGTGCAGACCGGCCTCGGGCGCACGGGCAAGCTGTGGGCCCACGAGCACTGGGGCGTCGTCCCCGACATGATGACCGTCTCCAAGGCGCTCTCGGGCGGCTTCGTGCCAGTCGGGGCGATGATCTGCTCGCCCGAGGTCTCGAACCGGGTCTTCTCCTCGATGGAGCGCGCCTTCGTGCACTCCTCGACCTTCAAGAACAACCAGCTCGCCATGGTGGCAGGCCTCGCGACGCTGCAGGTGATCGACGACGAGGAGCTCGTGGACCGCGCCCGGGTCACCGGCGAGGCGTTCGTGAAGGCGCTCGAGCCCCTCGTCGAGCGCTACGAGCTGTTCCACGGCGTGCGCGGGCGGGGGCTCATGATCGGGCTCGAGTTCGGCGAGCCGCGCACGCGTGCCCTCAGGGCGCGCTTCAAGGTGCTCGAGGCGGCGCGCAAGGGCCTGTTCTCGCAGCTCATCGTCGGCCCGCTCTTCCAGCGGCACGGCATCTTGACCCAGGTGGCGGGCGATGCCATGAACGTCGTGAAGCTGCTGCCGCCGCTCACGATCGGCCAGGAGGAGGTGGACGCGTTCACGGAGGCCCTCGACGACGTCCTGCGAGACGCACACCGGAACTCCTCGCTCGTGTTCGAATTCGCCCGCACCCTGGCCAGGGGCTCGCTCAGGCGGGACCGCTGA
- a CDS encoding glycosyltransferase family 39 protein has product MTADALLADQPLTVEGASRRVVRRLAGVGVATLASVGLVLRLWALGRQPVNSDEAVVGLMARQILHGHTYAFYWGQHYGGVEPYVVAAFFALFGQSSFTLGIVPVVLDAVAALLVWRIGRRLFGPEVGVGAALLFWVWPEVYVWQSTLEYGFRWAALVLCLAALLVALRVVDPRPRPGALARSEWLALGVLAGLGWWATPEVVYYLLPAAVVVLVELVRRRVRARPVDVALAAAGAVLGALPWLWDNVPGFASLHLGVQPDPSVASHGNILRLHVLPMMLGLQLPVSGRFLVGTDAGMALEYAAVLAGVVWLVTLVRRRQALVLVVFTVAFPFLYALSPVTWYWQDGRYGVFFAPVAALLATSGACALAERLRALPGRRSPADRRAGAAVLAVLAGLGLTLAAVAQVAPFTPARADPARATWTTWHADPLAFLLPVARALEARGARRVYTGYWLAYTLTFESKGAVVASDALPAYVRYAPYLAAVRAAARPAWLFANPSAAHAAAVATGLSLVDPGCAAKTDRCLEPGELEAWLTAHRIAYRVLPLHAFLAVLVERRFDPAPMLAAYHVGPLPRH; this is encoded by the coding sequence TTGACGGCCGACGCGCTGCTCGCGGACCAGCCGCTCACGGTCGAGGGCGCGTCGCGCCGCGTGGTGCGACGGCTGGCAGGCGTCGGGGTCGCCACGCTCGCCAGCGTGGGCCTCGTCCTGCGCCTGTGGGCGCTCGGGCGCCAGCCGGTCAACTCTGACGAGGCCGTCGTCGGTCTCATGGCGCGCCAGATCCTGCACGGCCACACGTACGCCTTCTACTGGGGCCAGCACTACGGCGGCGTCGAGCCCTACGTCGTCGCCGCCTTCTTCGCGCTCTTCGGCCAGTCGAGCTTCACCCTCGGCATCGTTCCGGTCGTGCTCGACGCCGTGGCGGCGCTCCTCGTGTGGCGCATCGGACGCCGCCTGTTCGGCCCCGAAGTCGGCGTCGGCGCGGCGCTCCTGTTCTGGGTGTGGCCGGAGGTCTACGTCTGGCAGTCGACCCTCGAGTACGGGTTCCGCTGGGCGGCGCTCGTGCTGTGCCTCGCGGCCCTCCTCGTCGCCCTCCGGGTGGTCGACCCCCGTCCCCGTCCAGGCGCGCTCGCCCGGAGCGAGTGGCTCGCGCTCGGCGTGCTCGCGGGGCTCGGGTGGTGGGCCACCCCCGAGGTCGTCTACTACCTCCTGCCCGCGGCCGTCGTCGTCCTCGTCGAGCTCGTCCGGCGTCGTGTGCGCGCACGCCCCGTGGACGTGGCCCTCGCCGCCGCCGGGGCGGTGCTCGGCGCGCTGCCGTGGCTGTGGGACAACGTGCCGGGGTTCGCCTCCCTCCACCTCGGCGTGCAGCCGGACCCGAGCGTCGCGTCGCACGGCAACATCCTGCGCCTCCACGTGCTCCCGATGATGCTCGGGCTCCAGCTGCCCGTCTCGGGGCGCTTCCTCGTCGGCACCGATGCCGGCATGGCGCTCGAGTACGCAGCGGTGCTCGCCGGCGTGGTCTGGCTGGTAACCCTCGTCCGGCGGCGGCAGGCGCTCGTGCTCGTCGTCTTCACCGTCGCGTTCCCGTTCCTCTACGCCCTCTCGCCGGTTACCTGGTACTGGCAGGACGGCCGCTACGGCGTGTTCTTCGCGCCCGTCGCGGCCCTCCTCGCGACGTCCGGCGCCTGCGCCCTCGCGGAGCGGCTCCGGGCGCTGCCGGGGCGCCGCTCGCCGGCCGACCGGCGGGCCGGCGCGGCGGTGCTTGCCGTGCTCGCGGGCCTGGGCCTCACGCTCGCGGCGGTGGCGCAGGTGGCGCCCTTCACCCCGGCGCGCGCCGACCCGGCTCGTGCCACCTGGACCACCTGGCACGCCGACCCGCTTGCGTTCCTCCTCCCCGTCGCGAGGGCGCTCGAGGCGCGCGGCGCGCGCCGCGTGTACACGGGCTACTGGCTCGCGTACACGCTGACCTTCGAGTCGAAGGGCGCGGTCGTCGCCTCCGATGCGCTGCCTGCCTACGTCCGCTACGCCCCCTACCTCGCGGCCGTACGCGCGGCGGCGCGACCGGCGTGGCTGTTCGCCAACCCGTCGGCTGCCCACGCCGCGGCGGTGGCGACCGGCCTCTCCCTCGTCGACCCCGGGTGCGCGGCGAAGACGGACCGCTGCCTGGAGCCAGGCGAGCTCGAGGCGTGGCTCACCGCCCACCGCATCGCCTACCGGGTGCTGCCGCTGCACGCGTTCCTGGCCGTGCTGGTGGAGCGACGCTTCGATCCGGCGCCGATGCTCGCGGCCTACCACGTCGGCCCGCTCCCCAGGCACTGA
- a CDS encoding DNA repair exonuclease, with translation MAEAPPSFVFVHAADLHLDTPFEGIGAVAPEVAAALRDASLDAFDALVDLTLSREAAFLLVAGDVYDGARRGLRAQLRFRDGLKRLAAAGIQSFVVHGNHDPLDEGWSAVSRWPEGVTIFGSDAVRVVPVERGGTQIATVQGISYATAATTENLARRLSRPDGPGVHVGLLHCNVGGAGGHANYSPCSLDDLAATGLDYLALGHVHERSVLARGRGPGEAWIAYPGNLQARSPKPSEAGAKGALVVHVEHGVIAEVEFVPCDLVRFAEVRVPLDAADDLADLRDRLVEAGRAELAGAQGRSIVLRARLVGSGTLHEDLARPGSREALLDDLRALAPTATPFVWWDALVDETRPALDLDEVRRRNDFSADLLAIAQRLADDRSPLAASTGLAASLPRALARRVEAILEGATRRELVEEATLVALEAIEREP, from the coding sequence GTGGCCGAGGCACCGCCGTCGTTCGTTTTCGTCCACGCAGCGGACCTCCACCTCGACACGCCCTTCGAGGGGATCGGCGCCGTCGCGCCCGAGGTCGCCGCGGCGCTGCGGGACGCGTCGCTCGACGCCTTCGACGCCCTCGTCGACCTCACGCTCTCTCGGGAGGCCGCGTTCCTGCTCGTCGCCGGCGACGTCTACGACGGCGCGAGGCGCGGGCTGCGAGCCCAGCTGCGCTTTCGCGACGGCCTCAAGCGGCTCGCGGCCGCGGGCATCCAGAGCTTCGTCGTGCACGGCAACCACGACCCGCTCGACGAGGGCTGGTCGGCCGTCTCCCGCTGGCCCGAAGGCGTCACGATCTTCGGGTCCGACGCCGTGCGCGTCGTGCCCGTCGAGCGCGGCGGAACGCAGATCGCCACGGTCCAGGGGATCAGCTACGCGACGGCGGCGACGACCGAGAACCTGGCGCGACGACTCTCGCGGCCCGACGGGCCGGGCGTGCACGTCGGGCTGCTGCACTGCAACGTGGGCGGCGCCGGCGGTCACGCCAACTACAGCCCCTGCTCGCTCGACGACCTCGCCGCGACCGGGCTCGACTACCTCGCCCTCGGGCACGTCCACGAGCGGTCCGTCCTCGCTCGCGGCAGGGGCCCTGGCGAAGCGTGGATCGCCTACCCCGGCAACCTCCAGGCCCGCAGCCCCAAGCCGAGCGAGGCCGGCGCCAAGGGCGCGCTCGTCGTGCACGTCGAGCACGGCGTCATCGCCGAGGTCGAGTTCGTCCCCTGCGACCTCGTGCGCTTCGCCGAGGTGCGCGTACCGCTCGACGCGGCGGACGACCTCGCCGACCTGCGTGACCGCCTCGTCGAGGCCGGACGCGCCGAGCTAGCGGGCGCGCAGGGCCGCTCGATCGTGCTGCGCGCCCGCCTCGTCGGCTCCGGGACGCTCCACGAGGACCTGGCGAGACCGGGCAGCCGCGAGGCGCTCCTCGACGACCTGCGGGCGCTCGCACCGACGGCGACGCCGTTCGTGTGGTGGGACGCGCTCGTCGACGAGACGCGCCCGGCGCTCGACCTCGACGAGGTGAGGCGGCGCAACGACTTCTCCGCCGACCTCCTCGCGATCGCCCAGCGCCTGGCGGACGATCGCTCGCCGTTGGCCGCGAGCACCGGGCTCGCCGCCTCGCTCCCCCGGGCGCTCGCCCGACGGGTCGAGGCCATCCTCGAGGGTGCCACGCGACGCGAGCTCGTCGAGGAGGCCACCCTCGTCGCCCTCGAGGCCATCGAGCGCGAGCCGTGA